A window from Rhizobium sp. BG4 encodes these proteins:
- a CDS encoding Pnap_2097 family protein → MNIAVLDFANARETESHLPPQIPSVAELMEQALSPHLLIGMPHMTPAGLSETWLMKELGHRHWLMLARHLGMPDADFRTSDGGEAYAAICATSLQDARFDKARANDVLTIRSALTPVSRTQVSTRHALSVRGIPIGDVELISTFVHRTRDGDNYSIARVPLPGMSEATAENALARTASLLRSGHLETHLGLQTNPLKRLRGFRFEPDASQEFNGAGLFYFAQFQAIADRAFGRWFGTTRPIRHRDVFFSGNIRQGETVYLELMAMTPERGAALCRLLREDGKVIGQIFSAWS, encoded by the coding sequence ATGAACATCGCCGTCCTCGACTTCGCGAATGCCCGGGAAACGGAAAGCCATCTGCCACCGCAAATACCATCGGTGGCGGAACTGATGGAGCAGGCACTGTCACCGCACCTGCTGATCGGCATGCCGCATATGACCCCCGCCGGCCTCTCCGAGACGTGGCTGATGAAGGAACTCGGCCACCGGCACTGGCTGATGCTTGCCCGTCATCTCGGCATGCCCGACGCCGATTTCCGCACGTCCGACGGCGGCGAAGCCTATGCGGCGATCTGCGCGACCTCGCTGCAGGATGCGCGCTTCGACAAAGCGCGCGCCAACGACGTCCTGACCATTCGCTCGGCGTTGACCCCGGTCTCGCGCACACAGGTCTCTACCCGCCACGCGCTATCAGTCCGAGGCATACCCATCGGCGATGTTGAACTGATCTCCACCTTCGTCCACCGCACCCGGGACGGCGACAATTACTCGATCGCCCGAGTGCCTCTACCCGGCATGTCGGAGGCTACTGCGGAGAACGCGCTCGCCCGCACTGCCTCGCTGCTACGCTCCGGCCACCTCGAGACGCATCTCGGCCTACAGACAAACCCGCTGAAGCGATTGCGTGGCTTCCGCTTCGAGCCGGATGCATCGCAGGAGTTCAACGGTGCGGGGCTTTTCTATTTCGCGCAGTTCCAGGCCATCGCCGATCGCGCCTTCGGCCGATGGTTCGGCACAACGCGACCGATCCGGCACCGCGACGTATTCTTTTCCGGCAATATCCGGCAGGGGGAGACGGTCTATCTGGAGCTGATGGCGATGACGCCTGAACGTGGCGCCGCACTTTGCCGCCTCCTGCGCGAAGACGGCAAAGTGATCGGCCAGATCTTCTCGGCCTGGAGCTGA
- a CDS encoding (2Fe-2S)-binding protein, with product MTYDLMVNGKTYAVDVDGDIPLLWVLRDSIGLTGTKFGCGIAMCGACTVHVDGVPMRSCVMPVAEAASKQVTTIEAIGNTEAGARIQKAWLDIDVVQCGYCQSGQIMSATALLAANPKPTDDDIDAVMAGNICRCGTYPRIRAAIKLAAEA from the coding sequence ATGACCTACGATCTTATGGTCAACGGCAAGACATATGCCGTTGATGTCGATGGTGACATTCCGCTTTTATGGGTTCTGCGGGACTCGATAGGCCTGACCGGCACGAAGTTCGGCTGCGGCATCGCCATGTGCGGCGCCTGCACCGTGCATGTCGATGGCGTGCCGATGCGCTCCTGCGTCATGCCAGTGGCGGAGGCTGCCAGCAAGCAGGTGACGACGATCGAGGCGATCGGCAATACCGAGGCTGGCGCCCGGATCCAGAAAGCCTGGCTCGATATCGATGTCGTGCAATGCGGCTACTGTCAGTCCGGGCAGATCATGTCGGCAACGGCGCTGCTTGCCGCCAATCCGAAGCCGACCGATGACGATATAGACGCCGTCATGGCCGGCAATATCTGTCGATGCGGCACCTATCCGCGCATCCGCGCGGCGATCAAGCTGGCGGCGGAGGCGTGA
- a CDS encoding MSMEG_0572/Sll0783 family nitrogen starvation response protein, with the protein MPAVTAPAHADGDFFVDYEDKVFEDVQAKEGEKALITFHTVAFEGSIGLVNLLQAKRLKRKGFETSVLLYGPGVTLGVQRGFPKLGMEAFPGHLNFNNQIKGFMDEGGKVYACRFALQALYGHGEPSLIPGITPISPLDVLDLILLHRRDGAFILDTWTL; encoded by the coding sequence ATGCCCGCAGTTACCGCACCGGCCCACGCAGATGGAGACTTCTTCGTCGACTACGAAGACAAGGTCTTTGAAGACGTCCAGGCAAAGGAGGGCGAGAAGGCCCTCATCACCTTCCATACCGTCGCCTTCGAAGGCTCGATCGGCCTCGTCAACCTGCTGCAGGCCAAGCGCCTGAAGCGCAAGGGCTTCGAGACCTCGGTGCTGCTCTACGGCCCGGGCGTCACACTCGGCGTGCAGCGCGGCTTCCCCAAACTCGGCATGGAAGCCTTCCCCGGTCATCTGAACTTCAACAACCAGATCAAGGGCTTCATGGATGAGGGCGGCAAGGTCTATGCCTGCCGCTTTGCGCTGCAGGCGCTTTATGGACACGGCGAACCCTCTCTGATCCCCGGCATCACGCCGATCAGCCCGCTCGATGTGCTCGACCTGATCCTGCTCCACCGCCGCGACGGCGCCTTCATCCTCGATACCTGGACGCTCTGA
- a CDS encoding Nit6803 family nitrilase has translation MEKKLTVRAAAAQIAPDLTSREKTLARVLDAIREAASKGAELIVFPETFVPWYPYFSFVLPPVLSGREHVRLYEEAVTIPSPATDAVAAAARENGIVVALGVNERDHGSLYNTQLLFDADGKLLLKRRKITPTFHERMIWGQGDGSGLTVVDSRIGRLGALACWEHYNPLARYALMAQHEEIHIAQFPGSMVGPIFAEQMEVTIRHHALESGCFVVNATGWLTDEQIVSITPDQNLQKALRGGCMTAIISPEGKHLAPPVTEGEGILIADLDMSLIIKRKRMMDSVGHYARPELLHLVIDGRATAPMIASQNSFETAAARSNTDGYQYDDTSSDRDPDQRVAVLRSQAG, from the coding sequence ATGGAGAAGAAACTGACCGTCCGGGCCGCCGCCGCGCAGATCGCTCCCGATCTGACCTCCCGGGAGAAGACGCTGGCGCGCGTGCTCGACGCCATCCGCGAGGCGGCGTCGAAAGGTGCCGAGCTGATCGTCTTCCCGGAGACCTTCGTTCCCTGGTATCCGTATTTCTCCTTCGTGCTGCCACCCGTCCTTTCGGGACGCGAGCACGTTCGCCTCTACGAGGAGGCCGTCACCATCCCGAGCCCGGCAACCGATGCCGTCGCGGCCGCCGCCCGGGAGAACGGCATCGTCGTGGCCCTCGGCGTCAACGAGCGGGATCACGGCTCGCTCTACAATACCCAGCTCCTCTTCGATGCCGACGGCAAATTACTGCTGAAGCGGCGCAAGATCACCCCCACCTTCCACGAGCGAATGATCTGGGGCCAGGGCGATGGTTCCGGGCTCACTGTCGTCGATAGCCGCATCGGCCGGCTCGGCGCGCTCGCCTGCTGGGAGCATTACAATCCGCTCGCCCGCTACGCGCTGATGGCGCAGCACGAGGAAATCCATATTGCCCAGTTTCCGGGCTCGATGGTCGGCCCGATCTTCGCCGAGCAGATGGAAGTGACGATCCGGCACCATGCGCTGGAAAGCGGCTGCTTCGTCGTCAACGCCACGGGCTGGCTGACCGACGAGCAGATCGTCTCGATCACGCCGGACCAGAACCTGCAGAAGGCGCTACGCGGCGGCTGCATGACGGCGATCATCTCGCCCGAGGGCAAGCATCTGGCCCCGCCGGTCACCGAGGGCGAAGGCATCCTGATCGCCGATCTCGACATGAGCCTGATCATCAAGCGCAAACGGATGATGGACTCGGTCGGCCACTACGCCCGCCCCGAACTGCTTCACCTCGTCATCGATGGCCGCGCCACCGCGCCGATGATCGCTTCCCAGAATTCTTTCGAAACCGCAGCCGCAAGGAGCAACACCGATGGATACCAGTACGACGACACGTCTTCCGACCGAGATCCTGATCAACGAGTTGCAGTCCTACGGAGCCAGGCTGGTTGA
- a CDS encoding LLM class flavin-dependent oxidoreductase, translating to MKKIGFLSFGHWSPSPQSQTRSAGDTLLQSIDLAVAAEELGADGAYFRVHHFARQLASPFPLLAAVGARTKSIEIGTAVIDMRYENPLYMAEDAGSADLIAGGRLQLGISRGSPEQVIDGYRYFGYAPAEGESDADMGRRHTEVFLDVLRGEGFAEPNPRPMFPNPPGKLRLEPHSEGLLERIWWGSSSNATSVWAAKFGMNLQSSTLKTDESGKPFHVQQAEQIRIYREAWKEAGHKREPRVSVSRSIFALMNDMDRAYFGASGQSQDQIGYIDPQTQAIFGRSYAAEPDKLIEQLKKDEAIAEADTLLLTVPNQLGVAYNAHVIESILKHVAPALGWR from the coding sequence ATGAAAAAGATTGGCTTTCTCTCCTTCGGCCACTGGTCGCCCTCTCCGCAATCGCAGACCCGCTCGGCCGGCGATACGCTGCTGCAGTCGATCGATCTCGCCGTTGCCGCTGAAGAGCTCGGCGCCGATGGCGCCTATTTCCGCGTCCATCACTTCGCACGCCAGCTGGCTTCGCCTTTCCCGCTGCTCGCCGCCGTCGGCGCCAGGACGAAGAGCATCGAGATCGGCACGGCCGTTATCGACATGCGCTACGAGAACCCGCTCTATATGGCGGAAGATGCCGGTTCGGCCGATCTGATCGCCGGCGGGCGCCTGCAGCTCGGCATCAGCCGCGGTTCGCCGGAGCAGGTGATCGATGGTTATCGCTATTTCGGCTACGCGCCCGCCGAGGGCGAGAGCGACGCCGATATGGGTCGTCGCCATACCGAAGTCTTCCTCGATGTGCTCAGGGGCGAAGGCTTTGCCGAGCCCAATCCGCGGCCGATGTTTCCGAACCCGCCCGGCAAGCTGCGCCTCGAGCCGCATTCGGAAGGTCTGCTTGAGCGCATCTGGTGGGGGTCAAGCTCCAATGCCACTTCGGTCTGGGCAGCCAAGTTCGGCATGAACCTGCAGAGCTCGACGCTGAAGACAGATGAGAGCGGCAAGCCCTTCCATGTCCAGCAGGCCGAGCAGATCCGCATCTATCGCGAGGCCTGGAAGGAAGCCGGTCACAAGCGGGAACCACGCGTCTCCGTCAGCCGCAGCATTTTCGCGCTGATGAACGACATGGACCGCGCCTATTTCGGCGCAAGCGGCCAGAGCCAGGACCAGATCGGCTATATCGACCCGCAGACCCAGGCAATCTTCGGCCGTTCCTATGCCGCAGAGCCCGACAAGCTGATCGAGCAGCTGAAGAAGGACGAGGCGATCGCCGAGGCCGACACGCTGCTGCTCACCGTCCCGAACCAGCTCGGCGTCGCCTACAACGCGCATGTGATCGAGAGCATCCTGAAGCATGTCGCGCCGGCGCTCGGCTGGCGGTAA
- a CDS encoding MSMEG_0568 family radical SAM protein: MDTSTTTRLPTEILINELQSYGARLVDPKAGHESRRGGAGPSDHKPMTIDGMTVMVPVHTAPAFESPYLVDKPDEEGKSRISRDGRVLGEVSFPLRPRFYERTTADGVPYSQIAVLHGRDVLATTVLQTCIRYQSRTKTCQFCAIGQSLAAGRTIAHKTPEQLAEVAKAAVELDGVKHMVMTTGTPKGSDRGASILADSARAIKAAVDIPIQAQCEPPEDDAWFQIMKDAGVDALGMHLEVVTPEVRARIMPGKAQVSIEKYLASFKAAVEVFGRGQVSTYILAGLGDTREAILEICEKLVAIGVYPFVVPFVPISGTPLESHPAPKPDFMHSILGPLSKMLVDSGLKAVDIKAGCGKCGACSALSTYERMLTK; encoded by the coding sequence ATGGATACCAGTACGACGACACGTCTTCCGACCGAGATCCTGATCAACGAGTTGCAGTCCTACGGAGCCAGGCTGGTTGATCCCAAGGCCGGGCACGAGAGCCGCCGCGGCGGCGCCGGTCCGTCCGACCATAAGCCGATGACCATCGACGGGATGACCGTCATGGTGCCGGTGCACACCGCCCCGGCCTTTGAAAGCCCCTATCTGGTGGACAAGCCTGATGAAGAGGGCAAGAGCCGCATCAGCCGCGATGGCCGCGTGCTCGGCGAAGTCTCCTTCCCGCTGCGCCCCCGCTTCTACGAGCGCACAACGGCGGATGGCGTCCCCTATTCGCAGATCGCCGTGCTGCATGGCCGCGATGTACTGGCAACGACGGTGCTGCAGACCTGCATTCGCTATCAGAGCCGCACCAAGACCTGTCAGTTCTGCGCCATCGGCCAGTCGCTCGCCGCCGGCCGCACCATCGCCCACAAGACACCGGAGCAGCTTGCCGAAGTGGCAAAAGCCGCCGTCGAGCTCGATGGCGTCAAGCATATGGTGATGACGACGGGAACGCCGAAGGGTTCGGATCGCGGCGCCTCCATCCTCGCCGACAGCGCCCGTGCCATCAAGGCGGCGGTCGATATCCCGATCCAGGCGCAATGCGAGCCGCCGGAAGACGATGCCTGGTTCCAGATCATGAAGGATGCTGGCGTCGATGCGCTCGGCATGCATCTCGAGGTCGTCACACCGGAGGTGCGCGCCCGCATCATGCCCGGCAAGGCGCAGGTCTCGATCGAGAAGTACCTGGCGTCCTTCAAGGCGGCAGTCGAGGTCTTCGGCCGCGGCCAGGTCTCCACCTATATCCTCGCTGGTCTCGGCGATACCCGCGAGGCGATCCTTGAAATCTGCGAAAAGCTGGTGGCGATCGGTGTCTATCCCTTCGTCGTGCCCTTCGTGCCAATCTCCGGAACGCCGCTCGAAAGCCACCCGGCGCCGAAGCCGGATTTCATGCATTCGATCCTCGGCCCGCTCTCGAAGATGCTGGTCGATAGCGGCCTAAAGGCCGTCGACATCAAGGCCGGTTGTGGCAAATGCGGCGCCTGCTCGGCCCTTTCGACGTACGAAAGGATGCTGACCAAATGA
- a CDS encoding DUF1127 domain-containing protein — MNIARSFNNWRKYRQTVAELGRMSNRELSDLGIGRSEIQSVARAASGR; from the coding sequence ATGAACATTGCACGCTCTTTCAATAACTGGCGCAAGTACCGTCAGACCGTTGCTGAACTCGGTCGCATGTCGAACCGCGAACTCAGCGACCTCGGCATCGGCCGCAGCGAAATCCAGTCGGTCGCACGCGCTGCTTCCGGCCGCTAA
- a CDS encoding MSMEG_0567/Sll0786 family nitrogen starvation N-acetyltransferase, translating into MMHEPFAPYCAAEFQVKFATSCWERQQAHALRRAVFCEEQKIFDGDDRDAIDDHAIPIVALSMMGVASDRLAGTVRIHEEEPGLWWGSRLAVHEDFRKIGALGATLIKLAVSSANAIGCHTFLANVQVQNGLLFRRLHWDVVEEFEIYGKPHLRMKADLAWYPPCPTPEAGFVALTKKAA; encoded by the coding sequence ATGATGCACGAACCCTTCGCTCCCTACTGCGCCGCGGAATTCCAGGTGAAGTTCGCCACCTCGTGCTGGGAAAGGCAGCAGGCACATGCGCTGCGCCGCGCCGTCTTCTGCGAGGAGCAGAAGATTTTCGACGGCGATGATCGCGACGCGATCGACGACCACGCCATCCCGATCGTCGCGCTCTCGATGATGGGCGTCGCCTCAGACCGGCTGGCCGGGACGGTGCGTATTCATGAGGAGGAGCCCGGGCTCTGGTGGGGCTCGCGCCTCGCCGTCCACGAGGATTTCCGCAAGATCGGAGCGCTCGGCGCGACGCTGATCAAGCTCGCCGTCTCCTCGGCCAATGCCATAGGCTGCCACACGTTCCTTGCCAATGTGCAGGTGCAGAACGGCCTACTCTTCCGCCGCCTGCATTGGGATGTCGTCGAGGAATTCGAGATCTACGGCAAGCCGCATCTGCGGATGAAGGCCGATCTCGCCTGGTATCCGCCCTGCCCGACACCGGAGGCCGGTTTCGTGGCACTAACGAAGAAGGCGGCATGA
- a CDS encoding alpha/beta hydrolase, giving the protein MTEHFVTTKDGVQIFYKDWGPKDAQPIMFHHGWPLSADDWDNQMLFFVQRGYRVIAHDRRGHGRSSQVSEGHDMDHYAADASAVVEHLDLKNSVHIGHSTGGGQVARYVAKFGEPQGRVAKAVLVSAVPPLMLKTAANPGGLPLEVFDGLRKALADNRAQFFLDVPTGPFYGYNRPGAAISEGVIRNWWRQGMMGSAKAHYEGIKAFSETDQTEDLKNISVPTLVLHGDDDQIVPIGASAHESIKLLKNGTLKVYKGYPHGMLTTHADVLNADLLAFIKG; this is encoded by the coding sequence ATGACCGAGCATTTCGTCACCACCAAAGATGGCGTGCAGATCTTCTACAAGGACTGGGGCCCGAAGGACGCCCAGCCGATCATGTTCCATCACGGCTGGCCGCTTTCGGCCGATGACTGGGACAATCAGATGCTGTTCTTCGTGCAGCGCGGCTACCGCGTCATCGCCCATGATCGCCGCGGCCATGGCCGCTCTTCGCAGGTGAGCGAAGGTCATGACATGGATCATTACGCCGCTGACGCCTCTGCCGTCGTCGAGCATCTCGATCTCAAGAACTCCGTCCATATCGGCCATTCCACCGGGGGCGGGCAGGTTGCGCGCTATGTCGCCAAGTTCGGCGAGCCGCAGGGCCGCGTCGCCAAGGCCGTGCTGGTCAGCGCCGTTCCGCCGCTGATGCTGAAGACCGCGGCCAATCCGGGCGGCCTGCCGCTCGAAGTCTTCGACGGCCTGCGCAAGGCGCTTGCCGATAACCGCGCGCAGTTCTTCCTCGATGTCCCGACCGGTCCGTTCTACGGCTACAATCGTCCGGGTGCCGCAATCTCAGAGGGCGTGATCCGTAACTGGTGGCGCCAGGGCATGATGGGCAGCGCCAAGGCTCATTACGAGGGCATCAAGGCTTTCTCGGAAACCGACCAGACCGAAGACCTGAAGAATATTTCGGTACCGACGCTGGTGCTGCATGGTGACGACGACCAGATCGTGCCGATCGGCGCTTCCGCGCATGAATCGATCAAGCTTCTGAAGAACGGTACGCTGAAGGTCTACAAGGGCTATCCGCACGGCATGCTGACTACCCATGCTGACGTTCTGAACGCCGACCTGCTCGCCTTCATCAAGGGCTGA
- a CDS encoding MSMEG_0569 family flavin-dependent oxidoreductase, which yields MTFLLKPHYSTAVIGGGQAGLSASHYLKKHGIDHVVFEKKTVAHKWKNERWDAFCLVTPNWQCQLPDHPYDGDDPHGFMVKDEIIGYVDRFVKKVNAPVLEGTSVTSLEKTGDLFKIETSAGSITADSVIIATSLYSAPAIPRAAERLPDDILQIPTADYRNPSLLPDGAVVVVGSGQSGCQIAEDLHLAGRKVHMVTGNAPRCARFYRGRDVVDWLADVGQYDITVEHDGMTKKKHDTNHYLTGRDGGRDLDLRKFALEGMALYGRMEGVSNGKMLFAPNLKSNLDNADRVYNGINALIDRHIAEKGIDAPPASVYTPLWEPEGEPVELDLKAEGITSVIWATGFSPDWSYVGLPIFDGTGYPVQRRGVTGIDGVYVLGLPWLWTWGSGRFLAVGKDAEHVVGHLAGHLESALPVLKQAAGG from the coding sequence ATGACATTTCTCCTCAAGCCGCATTACAGCACTGCCGTTATAGGCGGCGGACAGGCCGGTCTTTCGGCCAGCCATTATCTGAAGAAGCACGGCATCGATCATGTCGTCTTCGAGAAGAAGACGGTGGCGCACAAATGGAAGAACGAGCGCTGGGATGCCTTCTGCCTGGTGACGCCAAACTGGCAGTGCCAGCTTCCCGATCATCCCTATGACGGCGACGATCCGCACGGCTTCATGGTGAAGGATGAAATCATCGGCTATGTCGACCGCTTCGTGAAGAAGGTGAATGCGCCGGTGCTGGAAGGCACCAGCGTCACTTCGCTGGAAAAGACCGGCGATCTCTTCAAGATCGAGACCTCGGCTGGCAGCATCACCGCCGACAGCGTCATCATCGCCACCAGCCTCTACAGCGCGCCCGCAATACCGCGCGCCGCCGAGCGGCTGCCCGACGATATCCTGCAGATCCCCACGGCCGATTACCGCAATCCAAGCCTGCTGCCGGACGGTGCCGTCGTCGTCGTCGGTTCGGGCCAGTCCGGCTGCCAGATCGCCGAGGATCTGCATCTGGCCGGGCGCAAGGTGCATATGGTCACCGGCAACGCGCCGCGCTGCGCCCGCTTCTATCGCGGCCGCGATGTGGTGGACTGGCTGGCCGATGTCGGCCAGTACGACATCACCGTCGAGCATGACGGCATGACCAAGAAGAAGCACGACACCAACCACTATCTCACCGGGCGCGATGGCGGCCGCGATCTCGATCTGCGCAAGTTTGCCCTCGAAGGCATGGCGCTCTATGGCCGCATGGAAGGCGTCTCGAACGGCAAGATGCTGTTTGCGCCCAATCTGAAATCCAATCTCGACAATGCCGACCGCGTCTATAACGGTATCAACGCGCTGATCGACCGCCACATCGCTGAAAAGGGCATCGATGCGCCGCCGGCGAGCGTCTATACGCCGCTGTGGGAACCCGAGGGCGAACCGGTCGAACTCGATCTCAAGGCGGAAGGCATCACTTCGGTGATCTGGGCCACCGGCTTTTCGCCAGACTGGTCCTATGTCGGCCTGCCGATCTTCGACGGCACCGGCTATCCCGTCCAGCGGCGCGGCGTCACCGGCATCGACGGCGTCTATGTGCTGGGGCTGCCGTGGCTGTGGACCTGGGGCTCCGGCCGCTTCCTTGCCGTCGGCAAGGATGCCGAACATGTCGTCGGCCACCTCGCCGGACATCTGGAAAGCGCCCTGCCGGTGCTGAAACAGGCGGCGGGCGGCTGA
- the rpsU gene encoding 30S ribosomal protein S21, translated as MQVIVRDNNVEQAIRVLKKKMQKEGLFREMKERRAYEKPSERRVRERAQAVARVRKAARKKLQREGLLPTKRRASAR; from the coding sequence ATGCAGGTCATTGTCAGAGACAACAATGTGGAACAGGCAATCCGCGTCCTCAAGAAGAAGATGCAGAAGGAAGGCCTGTTTCGCGAGATGAAGGAACGCCGCGCCTACGAGAAGCCGTCCGAACGGCGGGTGCGTGAGCGGGCGCAGGCCGTCGCCCGCGTGCGCAAGGCGGCGAGGAAGAAGCTGCAGCGCGAAGGGCTGTTGCCCACCAAGCGCCGCGCTTCGGCACGGTAA
- a CDS encoding MSMEG_0565 family glycosyltransferase — protein sequence MSRPLRIAMLSHSTNPRGGVVHAMQLSEALTALSHDVVLHAPDATGAGFFRATTCQTVCIPVAQPANTETTAPSSYPLPEGKGDVEQVADPFSPSGRRCRQADEGAANSMLSDMTVMVEQRIADYLDHFENPANRDFDLFHAHDGISGNALATLKERGLIAGFARTVHHIDQFSDARLMALQDRSIDNADLFFTVSALWRDRLKRERGISSTIVGNGVDTNRFSPSADGSALRRKLGLPAGPIFLSVGGIEARKNTLSMLEAFRQVRAIRPDAQFVIAGGASLLDHRGYQGEFRAALAALGDHMGAVHILGTVADEDMPALYRLADALVFASVKEGFGLVVLEAMASGIPVVVSSIAPFTEYLGSGDAIWCDPHNPASIAEAMAISLMPPVRQRLVPRGLVIAAGHGWRRTAAAHLDAYETLREPAHA from the coding sequence ATGAGCCGCCCGCTGCGCATCGCGATGCTCTCGCACTCCACCAATCCGCGCGGCGGCGTGGTGCATGCCATGCAGCTTTCGGAGGCGCTGACGGCACTTAGTCATGATGTTGTCCTGCATGCACCGGATGCGACAGGCGCCGGGTTCTTCAGGGCAACGACATGCCAGACCGTCTGCATACCGGTTGCCCAGCCCGCAAACACTGAGACTACAGCCCCCTCATCCTACCCTCTCCCCGAGGGGAAAGGGGATGTTGAGCAAGTCGCAGATCCCTTCTCCCCATCGGGGAGAAGGTGCCGGCAGGCGGATGAGGGGGCCGCGAACTCCATGCTCTCCGACATGACTGTCATGGTCGAGCAGCGCATTGCCGACTACCTTGATCACTTCGAAAACCCCGCCAATCGTGACTTCGACCTGTTCCACGCCCACGACGGCATTTCGGGCAATGCGCTGGCAACGCTCAAGGAACGTGGCCTCATCGCCGGCTTCGCCCGCACGGTCCATCATATCGACCAGTTCAGCGATGCCAGGCTGATGGCGCTGCAGGACCGTTCGATCGACAATGCTGACCTGTTCTTCACCGTCAGCGCCCTGTGGCGCGACAGGCTGAAGCGCGAACGCGGGATTTCCTCGACCATCGTCGGCAACGGCGTCGATACCAACCGCTTCTCTCCATCCGCCGATGGTTCGGCGCTGCGCCGCAAGCTCGGCCTGCCCGCAGGGCCGATCTTCCTGTCGGTCGGCGGCATCGAGGCGCGCAAGAACACGCTCTCGATGCTCGAAGCCTTCCGGCAGGTGCGCGCCATCCGCCCCGACGCACAGTTCGTCATCGCCGGTGGCGCATCGCTGCTCGATCACCGCGGCTATCAGGGCGAGTTTCGCGCAGCCCTCGCCGCCCTCGGCGATCATATGGGCGCCGTCCATATCCTCGGCACGGTCGCCGATGAGGACATGCCAGCGCTTTACCGCCTCGCCGATGCTCTGGTCTTTGCGTCGGTCAAGGAAGGCTTCGGCCTTGTCGTGCTGGAAGCGATGGCAAGCGGCATTCCCGTTGTCGTCTCCTCGATTGCGCCCTTCACCGAATATCTCGGCTCTGGCGATGCCATCTGGTGCGATCCGCACAATCCCGCCTCGATTGCCGAAGCTATGGCGATTTCGCTGATGCCGCCGGTGCGGCAGCGGCTGGTCCCGCGCGGCCTGGTGATCGCCGCCGGTCATGGCTGGCGGCGCACCGCCGCTGCCCATCTCGACGCCTACGAGACATTGAGGGAGCCCGCCCATGCCTGA